From Candidatus Neomarinimicrobiota bacterium, the proteins below share one genomic window:
- a CDS encoding SpoIID/LytB domain-containing protein: MLEPGVIPQKEPRLRVGIVLPEDDQQEIQIEFPSDNSFIMEVDGALADPQPGAQLVLRVAEKGIQIKDSPFVKAEKIVFKQVRGEHGLGVHPVITGRSFHWKKYIMVHLPDKVEITRHKDTLLVVNELNLETYLMCVATSEMGSECPTALIEAQTIVARSWMLANVEQKHISLGIDVCNDDCCQRYQGLNNLTDHSQEGANKTRGKVLLYDGKMVDARYSKACGGVMERFENLWFGDPLPYMKNLKDMPETENAPDLTVEENAREWILGNPEAFCSEAYIPPGDLKKYLGSVDEESRYFRWTVTITNKELTENMNDKLGLHIKAVKDIYPIQRGGSGRMILMGNKVVNQRGEDEELKIKSDYEARRILHKKFLYSSAIVVEKKKIRKDIPGEFILHGAGWGHGAGMCQIGALGMALAGYSAEEILKHYYPGVELTSIYS; encoded by the coding sequence ATGTTAGAACCCGGAGTAATCCCTCAAAAAGAGCCCCGGCTGCGTGTGGGAATTGTGTTACCTGAAGATGACCAGCAGGAGATTCAAATAGAATTCCCTTCGGACAACAGTTTTATCATGGAAGTGGACGGTGCCCTGGCGGATCCTCAACCGGGTGCACAGCTTGTGCTCCGGGTGGCCGAAAAAGGGATTCAGATTAAGGATTCTCCCTTTGTCAAGGCGGAAAAAATTGTCTTTAAACAAGTTCGCGGAGAACATGGTCTGGGTGTTCATCCGGTGATTACCGGCCGGAGTTTCCACTGGAAGAAATATATTATGGTACATCTCCCAGATAAAGTGGAAATCACACGGCATAAGGATACCCTATTAGTGGTCAACGAACTAAACCTGGAAACATACCTGATGTGTGTAGCGACGTCGGAAATGGGTTCTGAATGTCCCACAGCCCTGATAGAAGCACAGACCATTGTCGCCCGGAGCTGGATGCTGGCCAATGTGGAGCAAAAGCACATCAGCCTGGGGATCGATGTTTGTAATGATGATTGCTGCCAGCGCTATCAGGGGTTGAATAACCTGACGGACCATTCACAGGAAGGGGCAAATAAAACACGGGGAAAAGTGCTCCTTTACGATGGAAAAATGGTGGATGCCCGCTATTCCAAAGCCTGCGGCGGGGTGATGGAACGCTTTGAAAACCTCTGGTTTGGCGACCCACTTCCCTATATGAAAAATCTAAAGGATATGCCAGAAACGGAAAATGCCCCGGATTTGACAGTTGAAGAAAATGCCCGGGAATGGATTCTGGGAAATCCTGAAGCGTTTTGCAGCGAAGCCTATATTCCTCCCGGGGATTTAAAAAAATATCTGGGCAGCGTGGATGAGGAATCCCGTTATTTCCGTTGGACTGTGACGATAACCAATAAAGAACTGACGGAAAATATGAATGATAAACTGGGATTGCATATCAAGGCGGTAAAAGATATTTACCCCATTCAGCGCGGTGGATCCGGAAGGATGATTCTCATGGGAAACAAAGTGGTGAATCAGCGGGGGGAAGATGAGGAACTTAAAATCAAATCGGATTATGAAGCCCGTCGCATTCTCCATAAAAAGTTTCTATATAGTTCCGCCATTGTGGTGGAAAAGAAGAAAATCCGCAAGGATATCCCCGGAGAATTTATTCTTCACGGCGCCGGATGGGGACATGGAGCCGGTATGTGCCAGATCGGAGCCCTGGGAATGGCCCTTGCCGGATACTCTGCAGAGGAAATTCTGAAACACTACTATCCCGGCGTTGAACTGACCTCGATTTATTCATAA
- the rssA gene encoding patatin-like phospholipase RssA, translating to MTQRKKVGLALGSGSSRGWSHIGVIQALQEHDIPVDFVAGTSIGAYVGAIFASGHIEEFHQTVLDMDWKRVVSLLDLSMSLTGVLEGRKVMDLAEHVMTVRTFKDLKIPLRVVAADLKTGEEIIFSEGSVKEAVRASISIPGIFRPVEINKRLCVDGGLLNPVPVDVVKKMGAEVIIAVDLNHCLIQRREKKKKSKQDEKRDKALNKAIFEKFSDRFPSVESLLQSWFKFETGTGEKKEDIPGFLDVYRQSVDIMEMQISRLGLRLNPPDILITPDLGHIKLMDFDLGKEIIGEGYQKTLDRMNDIRRIVKGA from the coding sequence ATGACCCAAAGAAAAAAAGTCGGACTTGCCCTGGGAAGCGGCTCTTCCCGGGGCTGGTCCCATATCGGTGTAATTCAGGCACTCCAGGAACATGATATTCCGGTGGATTTTGTGGCAGGTACCAGTATTGGCGCTTATGTGGGCGCCATTTTTGCTTCCGGCCATATCGAAGAGTTTCACCAGACGGTTTTGGACATGGACTGGAAACGGGTGGTTTCCCTTCTGGATCTTTCCATGAGTCTCACCGGGGTCCTGGAAGGGCGAAAGGTAATGGATCTGGCTGAACATGTCATGACCGTCCGGACATTTAAGGATTTGAAAATCCCCCTCCGGGTCGTGGCCGCAGATCTGAAAACCGGTGAAGAAATTATTTTCTCGGAAGGATCTGTCAAAGAAGCCGTCCGTGCCAGTATCTCCATCCCGGGGATTTTCCGCCCGGTAGAAATAAATAAACGCCTTTGCGTAGACGGTGGACTTCTGAATCCCGTCCCCGTGGATGTGGTAAAAAAGATGGGGGCTGAAGTAATTATTGCCGTGGACCTGAACCACTGCCTCATTCAGCGCCGGGAAAAAAAGAAGAAATCCAAACAGGATGAAAAACGCGACAAAGCCCTGAATAAAGCTATCTTTGAGAAATTTTCCGATCGCTTTCCTTCTGTGGAATCCCTCCTTCAGTCCTGGTTTAAATTTGAAACCGGCACCGGAGAAAAAAAGGAGGACATTCCCGGCTTTCTGGATGTCTATCGGCAGTCTGTAGATATAATGGAAATGCAAATTTCCCGGCTTGGACTCAGACTGAATCCTCCTGATATCCTGATTACACCGGATTTGGGGCATATTAAACTGATGGATTTTGATTTGGGAAAAGAAATTATCGGGGAAGGATATCAAAAAACCCTGGACCGGATGAATGATATCCGGCGTATTGTAAAGGGAGCATGA
- a CDS encoding S9 family peptidase, protein MTFAVYNKLLKDFAMKLFRILWIFLILSITLAGCGKDPQRADNGRAEIGNLVMENIPPVPESLKDRLNQYQNVRSAYLEDWLPGGGMLISTRFGETSQLHKVSMPGGTRYQLTFFDEPVGDAAVCPNEDTPIVVFMKDVGGNEAYQLFAMNLEDGRVTMITNGKARHGTPLWSHDGSLLAYPGTQRNGTDYDIYVAPAEDLSNARMAAQLEGYWEPVSWSPANDKLILLNYVSINESYLHILDVTTGEMSPINPSDRKISYGGAKWSPLGDKIFFTSDENAEFQTLRSYDISTGNIKLLLGKTTWDVSGFTVSRDGMLLAWVTNEDGMSRLSVLNLRSGSRLNLPKLPLGIIGGLRFNPDGTELAISLNTPKNPTDVYSIRLTNATLTRWTTSEVGGLNTDGFIQPELIHYTTFDSLPDGSLRKIPAFYYKGKSTVAKAPVIIYIHGGPESQFRPSFSSTFQYILNEMGVSILAPNVRGSAGYGKSYLLLDNGTLREESVFDIGALLDWIAEQPELDESRVAVWGGSYGGYMVLASLTHYNDRLRAGVDVVGISHFVTFLENTKSYRRDLRRAEYGDERDPDMRAYLESIAPVNNAYKISTPLFIVQGLNDPRVPASEAEQILDAVKKNDTETWYLLAKDEGHGFRKKNNRDFYTQSLMLFFEKFLLEPAE, encoded by the coding sequence TTGACTTTTGCCGTGTACAATAAACTGTTAAAGGATTTTGCCATGAAACTATTTCGAATTCTATGGATTTTTCTCATTCTTTCCATAACACTGGCCGGATGCGGAAAAGATCCCCAAAGGGCTGATAACGGCCGGGCTGAAATCGGAAACCTGGTGATGGAAAATATTCCACCCGTCCCTGAATCATTAAAAGACCGCTTAAACCAATATCAAAACGTTCGTTCAGCCTATCTTGAAGACTGGCTTCCCGGGGGAGGGATGCTGATATCGACCCGCTTCGGTGAAACATCCCAGCTTCATAAAGTTAGCATGCCCGGTGGTACCCGCTACCAGCTTACCTTTTTTGATGAACCGGTAGGTGATGCCGCGGTGTGTCCCAATGAGGATACTCCCATTGTGGTTTTCATGAAGGATGTGGGAGGAAATGAAGCCTATCAGCTTTTTGCCATGAACCTGGAGGATGGCAGGGTAACCATGATAACAAACGGAAAAGCCCGCCATGGTACCCCTCTCTGGTCTCATGATGGATCGCTGCTGGCCTATCCTGGCACTCAACGGAATGGAACGGATTATGACATCTATGTGGCACCGGCTGAGGATCTGTCCAACGCCAGGATGGCGGCCCAACTGGAAGGATACTGGGAACCTGTTAGCTGGTCCCCTGCAAATGATAAACTCATCCTCCTGAATTATGTCTCCATTAATGAATCCTATCTGCATATCCTGGATGTGACAACAGGAGAAATGTCACCAATCAACCCCTCTGACAGAAAAATTTCCTATGGTGGCGCCAAATGGTCCCCCCTGGGTGACAAGATTTTCTTTACATCCGATGAAAATGCCGAATTTCAAACCCTGCGCAGTTACGATATATCCACCGGCAATATCAAATTGCTATTGGGGAAAACCACCTGGGATGTCAGTGGCTTTACAGTCAGCAGGGATGGCATGCTTCTGGCCTGGGTAACCAATGAAGACGGCATGAGCCGTTTATCTGTCCTGAATCTCCGGAGCGGTAGTCGACTCAATCTGCCTAAACTCCCCCTGGGTATCATCGGCGGACTCCGGTTCAACCCGGATGGCACCGAGCTGGCGATCAGCCTGAATACACCCAAAAATCCCACCGATGTCTATTCTATCCGCCTGACCAATGCCACCCTTACCCGGTGGACCACCAGCGAAGTCGGTGGACTGAATACAGATGGTTTTATCCAGCCGGAACTCATCCATTATACAACCTTCGATTCCCTGCCGGACGGGAGCCTCCGGAAAATCCCGGCATTTTATTACAAGGGCAAGAGCACTGTTGCAAAAGCACCTGTCATCATCTATATCCACGGCGGTCCCGAAAGCCAGTTCAGGCCATCTTTTTCATCAACCTTCCAGTACATCCTGAATGAAATGGGTGTGTCCATTCTCGCACCTAATGTCAGAGGATCGGCCGGATATGGAAAATCTTACCTGCTTCTGGATAATGGCACTCTACGTGAAGAATCGGTTTTCGATATCGGAGCTTTACTTGATTGGATAGCTGAACAACCTGAGCTGGATGAAAGCCGAGTGGCCGTATGGGGTGGATCCTATGGCGGTTACATGGTCCTCGCCAGTCTGACCCACTATAATGACCGCCTGAGAGCTGGTGTGGATGTGGTAGGAATCAGCCATTTTGTCACCTTCCTGGAAAACACAAAATCTTACCGTCGGGATTTACGAAGGGCTGAATATGGAGACGAACGGGATCCCGACATGAGGGCTTATCTGGAATCCATTGCCCCGGTGAACAATGCTTATAAAATTTCCACTCCGCTTTTTATCGTTCAGGGACTTAATGATCCCCGGGTTCCGGCCAGTGAAGCCGAACAAATCCTGGATGCTGTGAAAAAAAACGATACGGAAACCTGGTATCTTCTGGCTAAAGATGAGGGTCACGGATTTCGAAAAAAGAACAATCGGGATTTTTATACCCAAAGTCTCATGCTGTTTTTTGAAAAATTCCTCCTGGAGCCAGCTGAATGA
- the lgt gene encoding prolipoprotein diacylglyceryl transferase: MILAWVHNLKPYLFKIGTFEIRYYGLMYVLGFICFYYWMKYIIRRGDLKMTEKQLDSLFTGAIISLLVGARLGYVLFYNLSWYLKNPLEIFMTWHGGMSFHGGAIAIILYVVWFARKHQIKFWDLIGEFTTIAPVGLFFGRLGNFINGELWGRPAEVPWAVIFPGSGGIPRHPSQLYEALVEGLVLFLFLFWLHRKGVAGHVKFASGLIFYGIGRFIIEFFREPDEQLGFLFFDWVTMGQLLCLAMIAGGIGVMIMKKRDER; this comes from the coding sequence ATGATCTTGGCATGGGTCCACAACTTAAAGCCCTATCTCTTTAAAATCGGCACTTTTGAGATCCGCTATTACGGACTCATGTACGTGTTGGGATTTATCTGTTTTTACTACTGGATGAAATATATCATCCGCCGGGGTGATCTGAAAATGACGGAAAAACAGCTGGATTCCCTCTTTACCGGTGCGATCATCAGTCTACTGGTAGGAGCCCGCCTGGGATACGTTCTTTTTTACAACCTTTCCTGGTATCTGAAAAACCCCCTGGAAATTTTTATGACCTGGCACGGGGGGATGTCCTTTCACGGTGGCGCAATTGCTATTATCCTGTACGTCGTCTGGTTTGCCCGGAAACACCAGATCAAATTCTGGGATCTGATTGGAGAATTCACAACCATTGCACCGGTGGGACTCTTTTTCGGTCGCCTTGGAAATTTTATCAATGGAGAATTGTGGGGCCGGCCGGCTGAGGTCCCCTGGGCCGTGATTTTCCCCGGATCCGGCGGCATTCCCCGCCACCCCTCACAACTCTATGAAGCCCTGGTCGAAGGACTCGTTCTCTTCCTTTTTCTTTTCTGGCTCCATAGAAAAGGAGTTGCCGGACATGTGAAATTCGCATCCGGCCTTATATTTTACGGTATCGGCCGTTTTATCATCGAGTTTTTTCGAGAGCCGGATGAACAGCTGGGCTTTCTCTTTTTTGACTGGGTCACCATGGGACAGCTTCTGTGTCTGGCCATGATTGCCGGAGGGATTGGTGTGATGATCATGAAAAAGAGGGATGAGAGATGA
- a CDS encoding GNAT family N-acetyltransferase, whose protein sequence is MIKTALPGVRLRFARPGDSTQVLEFIKSLAAYERMSDEVLATEETIRKTLFGEKAYAEVIFAELDGKAVGFALFFHNYSTFVSRPGLYLEDIYIYPEYRGRGIGKMMMTYLAQLAVERDCGRFEWSCLKWNKPSLDFYASLGAETMDEWVTLRVSGKKLKNLAGFFKPQED, encoded by the coding sequence ATGATCAAAACAGCCTTACCGGGAGTCCGCCTGCGTTTTGCCCGGCCCGGGGATTCAACACAGGTATTGGAATTTATCAAATCACTGGCAGCGTATGAACGCATGAGTGATGAGGTGCTTGCCACAGAAGAGACAATCAGAAAAACATTATTTGGAGAAAAGGCCTATGCTGAAGTGATTTTTGCCGAGCTGGATGGAAAGGCTGTGGGATTTGCTCTCTTTTTTCATAATTATTCAACCTTTGTTTCGCGGCCGGGTCTCTATCTTGAGGATATTTATATCTATCCGGAGTACCGGGGGCGGGGTATCGGCAAAATGATGATGACCTATCTGGCCCAATTGGCGGTGGAACGGGATTGTGGCCGTTTTGAGTGGTCGTGTTTAAAATGGAACAAGCCCTCTTTGGATTTCTATGCCTCGTTGGGAGCTGAAACTATGGATGAATGGGTTACCCTGCGGGTAAGCGGTAAAAAGTTAAAGAACCTTGCCGGTTTTTTTAAGCCGCAGGAGGATTGA